The proteins below are encoded in one region of Anaerosporomusa subterranea:
- the rpoN gene encoding RNA polymerase factor sigma-54: protein MEFGLKLDISQKLVMTPQLCQAIAVLQLSSLELAELLEKEVLENPVLEMEESAEAETTAEQSQEPVKDEKPAETKLDEYLEWEAYFNEGVYNGEVAAVEERRSFESMVGGVGSLRDHLELQMHVAAHDDLSEKIGRYLIGCLDDNGYLTISVPEAAAALNVTAGAVEVALALLQSFDPPGVAARDLKECLALQLKYRGVNDPLIWSIINKYLPDVGEGRLRHIAEQLKVTPREIQQAVDFIRTLDPKPGSAFGSGQSSYVTPDITIERVNGSYIIVVNDTQVPRLTINPYYRRVIHDIDADTRKFVEGRLNAAVWLIKSIEQRRRTLYNVAEAIVDLQRGFFDYGPKQLKPLTMKTVADRLGIHESTVSRATSNKYAATPHGLFSLRTFFTSGVSSTEGEALSASTVKQAIRELIAAEPSGQPLSDQAIAQALACTGTTISRRTVTKYREEMGIAASSKRKRY from the coding sequence ATGGAATTTGGCCTCAAACTTGATATCAGTCAAAAATTAGTTATGACACCGCAGTTGTGCCAGGCTATCGCCGTGCTGCAACTTTCGTCCCTAGAATTGGCGGAATTGCTTGAAAAGGAAGTTTTGGAGAATCCGGTATTGGAAATGGAGGAGTCGGCAGAAGCCGAAACTACGGCAGAGCAAAGCCAAGAACCTGTTAAGGATGAGAAGCCTGCCGAAACCAAGCTGGATGAGTACCTTGAATGGGAAGCATATTTCAATGAAGGCGTCTACAACGGAGAAGTCGCTGCCGTCGAAGAAAGGCGATCCTTCGAGTCCATGGTTGGCGGTGTCGGTTCATTGCGAGACCATTTGGAGCTGCAGATGCATGTAGCTGCTCATGACGACCTGTCAGAAAAGATTGGTCGCTATCTGATTGGTTGTTTGGACGATAATGGCTATTTGACCATTAGTGTGCCAGAGGCAGCAGCGGCACTAAATGTTACGGCAGGCGCTGTCGAAGTTGCGCTGGCTTTGTTGCAAAGCTTTGATCCTCCCGGCGTGGCGGCACGGGACTTAAAAGAGTGCTTAGCGCTGCAACTCAAATACAGAGGGGTAAATGATCCACTAATTTGGTCGATCATCAATAAGTATCTGCCAGATGTGGGCGAAGGCCGCCTACGGCATATTGCTGAACAGCTAAAAGTGACACCACGTGAAATTCAACAGGCAGTGGACTTCATCCGGACACTTGACCCGAAGCCAGGCAGCGCGTTTGGCAGTGGTCAGTCTTCATATGTAACACCTGATATTACAATTGAACGGGTCAATGGTTCATACATCATTGTTGTCAACGATACGCAAGTTCCACGCTTAACGATTAATCCCTATTACCGGCGGGTGATACACGACATTGACGCAGATACCAGAAAATTCGTAGAGGGCAGGCTTAATGCAGCAGTCTGGCTGATTAAAAGCATTGAGCAGCGCCGGCGGACTCTATACAATGTAGCAGAAGCAATCGTAGATTTGCAGCGTGGTTTTTTTGACTATGGACCCAAACAGCTTAAACCCCTCACGATGAAAACTGTGGCCGACCGGCTGGGTATTCACGAATCGACCGTCAGCCGGGCAACATCCAATAAATATGCGGCGACTCCACATGGATTGTTTAGCTTACGCACCTTCTTTACCTCTGGCGTTAGCAGCACCGAGGGAGAGGCATTGTCTGCCTCTACTGTAAAACAGGCAATTCGTGAGCTGATCGCAGCCGAGCCGTCCGGTCAACCGCTGAGCGACCAAGCGATCGCGCAAGCTCTGGCTTGCACCGGCACCACCATTTCTCGCCGCACGGTTACGAAATACCGGGAAGAGATGGGAATAGCGGCGTCGAGTAAACGGAAACGATATTAA
- a CDS encoding DUF6941 family protein — MLHKRSFLTILLGLFLLLLPQVSHASIKVITGDHPVFVSSHVMGNQVIQYQNGNRSLDGLIMGFAAAQFPAKVAFSTSTNFIATGQFQSVSNAMVLTDSLGKANLCRLEFDLKFPRAGAMQNQIVQWKVTFPTEGFYAINVFVDGTLVGYYPFYVWAK; from the coding sequence GTGTTGCATAAGCGAAGCTTTTTAACTATTCTATTAGGGCTTTTCTTGCTGCTTTTGCCGCAAGTGAGCCATGCCAGCATCAAAGTTATTACCGGTGACCATCCAGTCTTTGTCTCCAGTCATGTCATGGGTAACCAGGTAATTCAATATCAGAATGGTAATCGGTCGCTTGATGGATTGATTATGGGCTTCGCCGCAGCTCAATTTCCTGCCAAAGTGGCTTTTTCGACTTCGACGAATTTCATTGCAACCGGACAGTTCCAGTCGGTCTCAAACGCGATGGTCTTAACCGATTCCTTGGGCAAAGCCAATCTTTGCCGCTTGGAATTTGACCTCAAATTTCCCCGCGCAGGAGCGATGCAAAACCAAATTGTTCAATGGAAAGTCACCTTCCCGACTGAAGGATTTTATGCGATCAATGTCTTTGTTGACGGAACCTTGGTAGGCTACTATCCGTTCTATGTGTGGGCAAAATAG
- a CDS encoding HypC/HybG/HupF family hydrogenase formation chaperone gives MCLGVPALVTDVSDGMATVETAGVVRQVSSLLLPGLQLGEWVLVHAGFAMQTIDQQAVTEILTVYQGWAESGS, from the coding sequence ATGTGCTTGGGAGTACCGGCATTGGTAACAGATGTTAGTGATGGAATGGCGACAGTGGAGACTGCTGGCGTGGTGCGACAGGTTAGCAGCCTGTTGCTGCCTGGACTGCAGCTAGGAGAATGGGTGTTAGTTCATGCTGGTTTTGCCATGCAAACCATTGATCAGCAGGCAGTAACGGAAATACTGACAGTGTATCAAGGTTGGGCGGAGAGTGGTTCGTGA
- the thiW gene encoding energy coupling factor transporter S component ThiW, which yields MNIRKLTFTALFIAIGVLSAHLVYIPVGVAKCFPVQHAINVLLAVLLGTRYSTGAAFGISLLRNLLGTGSILAFPGSMIGAALSGILYKRTGHILGAIAGEIIGTGLIGGLLSFPIAKFLIGSPVGAFFFIIPFLVSTVGGSLIAWLLYKTPVVAYSREILGQNTR from the coding sequence ATGAACATTAGAAAACTAACGTTTACTGCTCTATTTATCGCCATTGGCGTATTGTCGGCTCATTTGGTGTATATCCCGGTGGGTGTCGCAAAATGTTTCCCTGTGCAGCATGCTATCAATGTCCTGTTGGCGGTTCTGCTAGGAACTCGCTACTCGACCGGCGCGGCGTTTGGCATCTCGCTGTTGCGCAATCTGTTGGGCACTGGCTCCATTCTAGCCTTCCCTGGCAGCATGATCGGCGCTGCACTGTCTGGCATACTCTATAAACGCACTGGGCATATCTTGGGCGCAATCGCTGGCGAAATCATCGGCACTGGCCTAATCGGCGGTCTTTTATCCTTCCCGATCGCCAAGTTCCTGATCGGTTCACCTGTCGGCGCGTTCTTTTTCATTATCCCGTTCCTAGTCAGCACAGTCGGCGGCAGTTTGATCGCCTGGCTGCTGTATAAGACACCGGTAGTTGCGTACTCGCGGGAGATATTGGGACAGAACACAAGATGA
- the hypE gene encoding hydrogenase expression/formation protein HypE, producing MNDFIRLGHGSGGKLSHDLISAILLPAFANTILNEGHDAARFTIQGANLAFTTDSFVVKPLFFPGGDIGRLAVCGTVNDLAVSGAEPLYISASFVLETGFPLADLQKIVNSMAATAREAGVLIVTGDTKVVEKGAVDGIFINTAGLGRLITGVDIKPVNAAPGQDIIVSGSLGEHALAVMRERHGLKFPGEVISDCAPLNSLISELLVAVPQVAVMRDPTRGGLATTLNEIASQANVGILLEEELIPVNPTVCAICQIFGYDPLYLANEGKLILFVESSFSEKTLATLHRHPLGRGARKIGQVTAEHRGLVGLRTAIGGIRLLDMLADDQLPRIC from the coding sequence GTGAATGATTTCATACGCTTAGGCCATGGCAGTGGCGGCAAGCTGAGTCATGACCTTATCTCCGCGATTTTGCTACCCGCCTTTGCTAATACGATATTAAACGAAGGACATGATGCAGCTCGGTTTACGATTCAAGGCGCGAATCTGGCTTTTACCACTGATTCGTTTGTGGTTAAACCGTTATTCTTTCCTGGCGGCGATATTGGGCGGTTGGCTGTATGCGGCACTGTCAATGATCTGGCGGTCAGTGGCGCCGAACCACTTTATATTAGCGCTAGTTTTGTACTTGAGACAGGCTTTCCCCTAGCTGATTTACAGAAAATCGTGAACTCGATGGCTGCCACGGCTCGGGAGGCTGGCGTTCTTATCGTAACTGGAGATACAAAAGTGGTGGAAAAAGGGGCCGTTGATGGTATATTTATTAATACCGCCGGTCTCGGCAGACTGATCACAGGCGTTGACATCAAGCCAGTCAATGCCGCGCCAGGTCAAGACATCATTGTCAGCGGTTCTCTGGGGGAACATGCGTTGGCTGTTATGCGGGAGAGGCACGGCCTGAAGTTTCCTGGCGAAGTAATCAGTGACTGTGCTCCGCTAAATAGTCTAATTAGCGAATTGCTGGTAGCAGTTCCTCAGGTCGCCGTCATGCGTGACCCGACCCGGGGTGGATTGGCCACCACGTTAAACGAAATTGCTAGTCAAGCAAATGTTGGAATTTTGCTGGAGGAAGAATTAATACCAGTCAACCCCACTGTTTGCGCGATTTGCCAAATTTTTGGCTACGATCCTCTCTACCTCGCCAATGAAGGGAAATTGATTCTATTCGTCGAATCTTCTTTTAGTGAGAAAACGTTAGCGACTCTGCACCGGCACCCGTTGGGCCGGGGCGCACGAAAAATAGGACAGGTAACTGCAGAACACAGGGGACTAGTCGGCTTACGCACCGCGATTGGTGGTATTCGACTATTAGATATGCTGGCTGATGACCAGTTGCCCCGCATCTGTTGA
- the hypF gene encoding carbamoyltransferase HypF, producing the protein MTRLAIHITGIVQGVGFRPFVYQLSHRLGLSGWVKNDGGGVSLEVEGTDAALAVFQCALTQEAPRPAVVEQVIVQQLEPVGETGFFIAKSDTSARPTTLLSPDLATCEACCRELFNPADRRYRYPFINCTECGPRYTIVRGLPYDRPATTMAGFLLCPACRREYEDPINRRFHAQPNACPVCGPRCHLLDASGNEIQTDDVISRTSQLIAAGAIVALKGLGGWQLVCNARNQLAVELLRRRKGRESKPFAVMAGSLGAVRQICHVSSAEAAWLAGRERPIVLLEKKQYYDLAASVAPQNSRLGVMLPYAPLYWLLLQADDVWVMTSGNRSDEPIVYDDTDALGQLADVADYFLSHNRPIERRADDSVIRLFRDQPLFIRRSRGFSPAPVSLPHLTDSILAVGGDLKSAFCLTREGQGFISPHIGDLANQAAFTFFGQLLEQYQTLFSVRPSLVAHDLHPGYWSSRYALNCGLPTVGVQHHHAHIAAVMAEHDLAGPVIGVALDGTGYGEDGAVWGGEFLVGDLTGFSREAHFAYLPLPGGEQAVREPWRLAAWLVREIGGDQVGTSHHHFTSLLPEWWQTVAAMPANGLNSPLTSSAGRLFDAAAALIGGRLYNQYEGQAASELEYLAGTMPGTVLPYLLREGPPLTVDFMPTYAALLDWLPKQSPAVLAAAFHETMADAICRVVNRLAEVTGIRVVVLGGGVWQNARLLATTVTRLGLEGFSIYIPRQVPISDGGLCLGQAAIAAHSVDKGPSALFADPPHC; encoded by the coding sequence TTGACGAGACTCGCAATTCATATCACAGGTATTGTACAAGGGGTGGGGTTCCGCCCCTTTGTTTATCAATTGTCACATCGTCTGGGGCTGTCTGGCTGGGTGAAAAACGATGGCGGCGGTGTTTCCCTTGAAGTGGAAGGAACTGATGCTGCTCTGGCAGTCTTCCAGTGTGCTTTGACTCAGGAAGCGCCCAGGCCGGCTGTTGTTGAGCAGGTGATAGTACAACAGTTAGAGCCGGTCGGTGAGACCGGCTTTTTCATTGCTAAGAGCGATACGTCTGCAAGGCCAACAACCTTGCTCTCTCCCGACCTCGCTACTTGCGAAGCCTGTTGCCGCGAACTGTTCAATCCGGCAGACCGCCGGTATCGCTATCCCTTTATTAATTGTACGGAATGTGGCCCGCGCTATACGATTGTCCGCGGCTTGCCTTATGACCGGCCGGCCACAACGATGGCCGGCTTTTTGCTTTGCCCTGCTTGTCGGCGCGAGTACGAAGATCCGATAAATCGTCGCTTTCATGCCCAGCCGAATGCTTGCCCAGTCTGCGGACCGCGTTGCCACCTGCTGGATGCGAGCGGCAACGAGATCCAGACAGATGATGTCATCAGCAGAACCAGTCAATTGATTGCTGCTGGCGCGATTGTCGCACTCAAAGGGTTGGGCGGCTGGCAGTTAGTCTGTAACGCGCGCAACCAATTAGCGGTTGAGCTATTGCGTCGCCGTAAGGGCCGTGAGTCAAAGCCATTTGCTGTCATGGCCGGTAGTCTAGGCGCAGTGCGACAGATCTGTCACGTTTCTTCGGCAGAAGCGGCATGGCTGGCTGGACGAGAACGACCGATTGTACTACTCGAAAAAAAGCAATACTATGATTTGGCGGCTTCAGTTGCGCCGCAGAACTCGCGGCTGGGAGTCATGCTGCCCTATGCGCCGCTGTATTGGTTACTACTGCAAGCTGATGATGTCTGGGTAATGACTAGCGGTAACCGCTCAGACGAGCCGATTGTTTATGATGACACTGACGCGCTCGGCCAGTTGGCTGATGTGGCTGATTATTTTCTTAGTCATAACCGTCCAATTGAACGGCGGGCTGATGATTCGGTTATCCGTTTGTTTCGTGATCAACCGTTGTTTATCCGTCGTAGCCGGGGGTTCTCGCCGGCACCGGTGAGTTTACCGCATCTAACAGACTCTATTCTGGCGGTTGGCGGCGATTTGAAGAGCGCATTTTGCCTGACACGAGAGGGGCAGGGTTTTATTAGCCCCCATATTGGCGATCTCGCCAACCAGGCGGCATTTACTTTTTTTGGACAGCTATTGGAGCAATACCAGACTCTATTTTCGGTCAGGCCTAGTTTGGTTGCCCATGATTTGCATCCCGGCTATTGGTCAAGCCGCTATGCTCTCAACTGTGGGCTGCCCACAGTTGGTGTGCAACATCACCATGCTCATATTGCTGCAGTCATGGCAGAACATGATTTAGCCGGACCGGTCATCGGGGTTGCGCTTGATGGCACTGGTTACGGTGAAGACGGGGCGGTGTGGGGAGGTGAGTTTCTCGTCGGTGATTTGACTGGTTTTAGCCGAGAGGCGCATTTCGCCTATTTGCCTTTGCCAGGTGGTGAGCAAGCGGTGCGTGAGCCTTGGCGGCTGGCGGCTTGGCTGGTTCGGGAAATCGGCGGAGATCAGGTTGGTACGAGTCATCACCATTTTACATCGCTGCTACCTGAATGGTGGCAGACTGTGGCTGCTATGCCGGCAAACGGACTGAACTCGCCATTAACCTCCAGTGCCGGTCGGCTTTTCGACGCTGCGGCAGCGCTGATCGGCGGGCGACTATATAACCAGTATGAAGGTCAAGCGGCAAGTGAACTGGAATATCTGGCTGGGACAATGCCAGGAACAGTTTTGCCGTATCTGTTGCGCGAAGGCCCACCACTGACTGTCGACTTTATGCCAACCTATGCCGCTCTGCTGGATTGGCTGCCCAAGCAATCGCCAGCAGTGTTGGCTGCAGCCTTTCATGAGACGATGGCTGATGCAATATGTAGAGTCGTCAATCGGTTGGCTGAAGTAACTGGGATCCGGGTAGTTGTGCTTGGCGGTGGTGTGTGGCAGAATGCTAGGCTGCTTGCTACTACTGTCACGAGGCTTGGTTTAGAGGGATTTAGCATCTATATACCGCGGCAGGTTCCAATCAGTGATGGAGGGTTATGTTTAGGCCAGGCTGCCATCGCGGCACATAGCGTTGATAAAGGCCCATCTGCGTTGTTCGCCGACCCGCCCCATTGCTAG
- the thiM gene encoding hydroxyethylthiazole kinase translates to MDILQTAAQALAAIRKSKPLIHHLTNYVTINDCANITLAIGASPVMANDPQEVEEMVSHAAALVINIGTLDATKVQSMIAAGKQANTLGIPVIFDPVGVGATSFRRQAAGQILQAVQPTVIRGNMSEIKTLAGFEAVTRGVDSAVDTADGDQAAQTVAKKLNCIVTITGKMDLIVSNQGLYRIDNGHPLLANVTGTGCMATSLIACFCGVTTDYLASAVGGIAVMGIAGEIAERSLKPDEGIGTFRVRLFDAVSNMTPELLLRHGRVNQG, encoded by the coding sequence ATGGACATACTGCAAACAGCAGCCCAAGCCCTCGCAGCCATAAGGAAATCGAAGCCGCTGATCCACCACTTGACGAATTATGTAACAATTAATGACTGTGCTAACATCACTTTGGCTATTGGCGCATCGCCGGTCATGGCTAACGACCCGCAGGAAGTGGAAGAAATGGTTAGCCACGCAGCGGCGCTGGTGATCAACATTGGAACCCTTGACGCGACCAAAGTGCAATCAATGATCGCGGCCGGCAAGCAAGCCAATACGCTCGGCATCCCAGTCATCTTCGACCCGGTAGGAGTAGGGGCTACGTCTTTTCGCAGGCAAGCGGCCGGCCAAATACTGCAAGCTGTGCAGCCAACGGTGATCAGAGGCAATATGTCGGAAATCAAAACTCTGGCCGGTTTCGAGGCAGTCACTCGCGGAGTAGACTCGGCGGTTGATACGGCAGATGGTGACCAAGCGGCGCAAACGGTAGCAAAAAAACTGAATTGCATTGTCACGATTACTGGCAAAATGGACCTCATTGTCAGCAATCAGGGCCTGTACCGCATCGACAACGGACATCCCCTTTTGGCTAACGTGACCGGAACCGGCTGTATGGCCACTTCGCTTATCGCCTGTTTCTGTGGTGTGACTACCGATTACCTCGCCAGCGCCGTTGGCGGCATAGCGGTAATGGGGATCGCCGGCGAGATCGCTGAGCGTTCTCTGAAACCAGATGAAGGAATAGGCACGTTTAGGGTTAGATTGTTTGACGCAGTATCAAATATGACTCCTGAACTGCTGCTACGGCACGGCAGAGTAAACCAGGGGTAA
- the hypD gene encoding hydrogenase formation protein HypD yields MLAEIQRLARPMRLMEVCGTHTTAICLSGIRGMLPPEIELVSGPGCPVCVTPNCYIDQAIAYCKLPGMIVASFGDMLKVPGTASSLAREKEAGVNVRVVYSPLDAVQLAVDNPLYRVVFLAVGFETTAPAVAAAILTAVKKGLRNFFVLSSHKQVPPALRVLLALPETKLDGFLLPGHVCMITGLAPYAFLPVEYHKPAVVTGFGALDILRAIMLIMMQVSGVAETRLENAYPSVVRPDGNPVAQQMLEVVFEPDDSEWRGLGVIAASGLRLRREYQDYNAEYNLPVAVAESREPEGCRCGDVLRGFVQPPACSLFGKACLPVQPIGACMVSAEGACAAWYRYGQGRWLA; encoded by the coding sequence ATGCTGGCTGAAATTCAACGTTTGGCCCGGCCGATGCGGCTGATGGAAGTGTGCGGTACCCATACAACGGCTATTTGCTTGTCAGGGATCCGCGGAATGCTGCCACCGGAAATCGAGCTAGTCAGCGGTCCAGGCTGCCCTGTCTGTGTAACTCCCAATTGCTATATTGACCAAGCTATTGCCTACTGTAAGCTGCCGGGCATGATTGTTGCCAGTTTCGGCGATATGTTGAAAGTCCCTGGTACAGCTTCTAGCCTGGCGCGTGAAAAAGAGGCTGGTGTTAATGTGCGTGTCGTCTACTCGCCGCTCGACGCGGTACAATTAGCTGTGGACAATCCGCTGTATCGTGTAGTTTTCTTGGCGGTTGGTTTTGAGACAACAGCACCTGCCGTGGCGGCGGCTATTCTAACAGCGGTGAAAAAAGGACTGAGGAATTTTTTTGTCCTATCATCACATAAGCAAGTGCCGCCAGCGCTAAGAGTCCTGCTGGCATTGCCAGAGACGAAACTGGACGGGTTTCTTTTGCCTGGGCATGTCTGCATGATTACCGGTCTTGCTCCTTATGCGTTTTTGCCGGTAGAATATCATAAACCCGCCGTCGTCACTGGTTTTGGGGCTCTGGACATTCTTAGGGCGATTATGCTGATCATGATGCAAGTGAGCGGGGTGGCAGAGACACGGCTGGAGAATGCTTATCCGTCTGTAGTCAGGCCTGACGGCAATCCCGTGGCTCAGCAAATGCTTGAAGTCGTATTTGAGCCCGATGACAGCGAATGGCGGGGTTTAGGGGTTATAGCGGCGTCTGGACTTCGTCTGCGGCGGGAATATCAAGACTATAACGCCGAATATAATCTGCCGGTTGCTGTAGCCGAAAGCCGTGAACCGGAGGGCTGCCGCTGTGGTGATGTGCTGCGCGGATTCGTCCAGCCGCCTGCCTGTTCTCTGTTTGGCAAAGCCTGTTTACCGGTACAGCCAATCGGGGCCTGCATGGTCTCGGCCGAAGGAGCATGCGCGGCTTGGTATAGATATGGACAAGGACGGTGGTTGGCGTGA
- the scfB gene encoding thioether cross-link-forming SCIFF peptide maturase, translating into MKIHLFAQNGMYILLDVNSGAVHTIDEMVYAIMQIFDGKNDEQVLAVLGEKYDQAELQEALAELHGLIEQELLFAPDIDEPPVFAAKPIVKSLCLHVAHDCNLRCEYCFAGTGDFGHSRGLMTPEIGKKAVDFLIEHGGKRRNAELDFFGGEPLLAMDTVKEVVAYVRQREQETGKKFNLTLTTNATLLDQEIIDYLNANNIAMVLSLDGRKETHDRMRPCVDGSGSFDEIVANAKKLVDSRDGQNYYLRGTFTAYNPDFAADVAAMADLGFKRLSVEPVVAKEAAYALTEEHLPVLFAEYEKLADDFLSRKLNGNGYEFFHFNLDINNGPCVAKRLAGCGAGHEYFAVTPDGDLYPCHQFVGRENYQMGNVFEGLKAHELSAHFRSSHVLTKPACRECWARFYCSGGCHANADLFHGDIRAPYEVGCELQKKRLECALYIQANLASLAE; encoded by the coding sequence TTGATGGCAAGAACGATGAACAGGTTCTGGCCGTTCTCGGTGAAAAATATGATCAGGCTGAACTGCAGGAAGCGTTAGCTGAACTGCATGGACTGATCGAGCAAGAGCTGCTGTTCGCGCCTGATATTGATGAGCCGCCTGTGTTTGCGGCTAAACCGATTGTGAAATCTTTGTGCCTGCATGTGGCCCATGACTGCAACCTGCGTTGCGAGTATTGCTTTGCCGGGACAGGCGACTTTGGCCATAGCCGGGGATTGATGACACCGGAAATCGGTAAAAAAGCAGTAGATTTTCTTATCGAGCACGGCGGCAAAAGGCGGAACGCCGAGCTGGACTTCTTTGGTGGTGAACCGTTGTTAGCAATGGATACGGTCAAGGAAGTCGTCGCTTATGTCAGACAACGGGAACAGGAAACCGGAAAAAAGTTCAATTTGACTTTGACGACAAATGCCACGCTGCTTGACCAAGAAATCATCGATTATCTCAATGCTAACAACATTGCCATGGTACTGAGCCTCGATGGTCGTAAAGAAACGCATGACCGGATGCGGCCTTGCGTGGATGGCAGCGGCAGCTTTGATGAAATCGTAGCTAACGCCAAGAAACTGGTGGATTCCCGCGATGGACAGAATTATTACCTGCGCGGCACGTTCACTGCCTATAACCCCGATTTTGCGGCAGATGTGGCGGCAATGGCTGATCTCGGCTTTAAGCGTCTATCTGTGGAGCCAGTTGTGGCGAAAGAAGCGGCCTATGCGTTGACAGAAGAGCATTTGCCTGTCTTGTTTGCGGAATATGAAAAGCTTGCAGACGATTTTCTGAGCCGCAAGCTAAATGGTAATGGCTATGAGTTCTTTCATTTTAATTTAGATATTAACAATGGTCCCTGTGTCGCAAAGCGTCTGGCTGGTTGCGGCGCCGGCCACGAGTACTTCGCTGTTACCCCTGATGGAGACTTGTATCCTTGCCATCAATTCGTTGGCCGGGAAAACTATCAAATGGGTAATGTGTTTGAAGGGCTAAAGGCTCATGAACTGAGCGCCCATTTCCGTTCCAGTCATGTGTTGACCAAGCCAGCATGCCGTGAGTGTTGGGCACGCTTTTACTGCAGCGGCGGTTGTCACGCCAACGCTGATTTGTTCCATGGTGATATCCGCGCTCCCTATGAAGTCGGCTGTGAATTGCAAAAGAAACGGCTGGAGTGCGCTTTATATATTCAAGCGAATTTAGCCTCTCTTGCGGAGTAA
- a CDS encoding YadA-like family protein: MKTNKRRLSLLTVGICLSLTLALPVGAHHGSTELSNNTITDVVGAVAGNGDYNTAVGVAGVIGNNIIFGDLVPVDEYNNGHMGYGSRAEGGTSNRAIGYGAWAVGTKNTAMGASSQALGFENTAVGFESYASGGGKIGSVAIGAHSIATEPDTVSVGQPGYERRIMNVAPGINGTDAVNMNQLRVVDDKVDRVGASAAAFSALAPLAYDPKEPTQYSAGIGTYNGTAAFAVGVYHYTQPDVMLNAAIGISNDGWEKQARVGISWRTGGSKAKEIAPAVEPKESIEDRVKRILEENKTE, encoded by the coding sequence ATGAAAACTAACAAGCGAAGGTTGTCGCTACTTACAGTCGGTATCTGTCTTTCGTTAACACTGGCTTTGCCAGTAGGGGCACATCATGGCTCAACTGAATTAAGTAATAACACAATTACTGACGTCGTTGGCGCTGTGGCAGGCAACGGGGATTATAACACGGCTGTTGGTGTGGCAGGTGTTATTGGAAACAACATCATTTTTGGCGATCTAGTCCCCGTGGATGAATACAATAACGGCCATATGGGTTATGGTTCACGTGCAGAAGGCGGCACGTCGAATAGGGCAATTGGTTATGGGGCATGGGCAGTAGGAACTAAAAACACTGCTATGGGGGCGAGTAGCCAGGCGCTGGGATTCGAGAACACCGCAGTTGGATTTGAGTCTTATGCTAGCGGCGGCGGCAAAATTGGCAGTGTTGCCATTGGGGCTCATTCCATTGCAACCGAACCTGATACCGTTTCCGTCGGCCAACCCGGTTACGAGCGTAGAATCATGAACGTTGCCCCTGGCATCAACGGCACGGATGCAGTCAATATGAACCAACTTCGTGTAGTTGACGACAAAGTCGATCGCGTCGGAGCTTCTGCAGCTGCATTCTCCGCTTTAGCGCCACTTGCCTATGATCCCAAAGAGCCGACCCAATATTCCGCAGGCATTGGCACCTATAACGGCACAGCTGCGTTTGCGGTTGGCGTGTATCATTACACTCAACCAGATGTCATGTTGAACGCCGCAATTGGTATCAGTAACGACGGTTGGGAGAAACAAGCCCGCGTCGGTATCAGCTGGAGAACCGGCGGATCAAAGGCAAAAGAGATTGCCCCCGCTGTCGAACCGAAAGAATCGATCGAAGACCGCGTGAAACGGATTCTCGAAGAAAACAAAACAGAATAG